One Hordeum vulgare subsp. vulgare chromosome 4H, MorexV3_pseudomolecules_assembly, whole genome shotgun sequence DNA window includes the following coding sequences:
- the LOC123449462 gene encoding cell division control protein 48 homolog E-like — MATPNPPPQQGEPSSSADPKAKKDYSTAILERKKSPNRLVVDEATNDDNSVVALHPDTMERLQLFRGDTVLLKGKKRKDTICIVLADDTCDEPKVRMNKTVRKNLRVRLGDVVSVHQCPDVKYGKRVHILPIDDTVEGITGNLFDAFLKPYFLEAYRPLRKGDLFLVRGGMRSVEFKVIETDPAEYCIVAPDTEIFCDGEPVKREDEERLDDVGYDDVGGVRKQMAQIRELVELPLRHPQLFKSIGVKPPKGILLFGPPGSGKTLIARAVANETGAFFFLINGPEIMSKLAGESESNLRKAFEEAEKNAPSIIFIDEIDSIAPKREKTNGEVERRIVSQLLTLMDGLKSRAHVIVMGATNRPNSIDPALRRFGRFDREIDIGVPDEVGRLEVLRIHTKNMKLAEDVELEHISRDTHGYVGADLAALCTEAALQCIREKMDIIDLEDETIDAEILNSMAVTNDHFKTALTTSNPSALRETVVEVPNVSWEDIGGLENVKRELQETVQYPVEHPEKFEKFGMSPSKGVLFYGPPGCGKTLLAKAIANECQANFISIKGPELLTMWFGESEANVREIFDKARGSAPCVLFFDELDSIATQRGSSVGDAGGAADRVLNQLLTEMDGMNAKKTVFIIGATNRPDIIDPALLRPGRLDQLIYIPLPDVDSRHQIFKACLRKSPLAKDIDLSALAKYTQGFSGADITEICQRACKYAIRENIEKDIERERRRKDNPEAMEEDEVDEVAEIRAAHFEESMKYARRSVSDADIRKYQAFAQTLQQSRGFGSEFRFPDQPAAGTASAAAADPFASAAAAAEDDDLYS; from the exons ATGGCGACCCCCAACCCGCCGCCCCAGCAGGGCgagccctcctcctccgccgaTCC CAAGGCCAAGAAGGACTACTCGACGGCGATCCTCGAGCggaagaagagccccaaccgcCTCGTCGTCGACGAGGCCACCAATGACGACAACTCCGTCGTCGCCCTCCACCCCGACACCATGGAGAGGCTCCAGCTCTTCCGCGGCGACACCGTCCTCCTCAAG GGTAAAAAGAGGAAAGACACAATCTGCATTGTTCTTGCTGATGACACATGTGATGAGCCGAAGGTCAGAATGAACAAAACCGTCAGGAAAAACTTGAGAGTGAGACTTGGTGATGTGGTGTCTGTTCACCAATGCCCTGATGTCAAATACGGGAAGCGTGTGCACATACTTCCTATTGATGACACAGTTGAAGGGATTACAGGAAACTTGTTTGACGCCTTCTTGAAAC CATATTTCCTTGAAGCTTACCGTCCTTTGAGAAAGGGAGATCTTTTCCTCGTGAGAGGTGGAATGAGAAGTGTGGAGTTCAAAGTTATAGAGACTGACCCAGCAGAGTATTGCATTGTTGCACCAGACACTGAGATATTCTGTGATGGTGAGCCTGTTAAGAGGGAGGACGAGGAAAGGCTTGATGATGTTGGCTACGATGATGTTGGTGGAGTCAGGAAGCAAATGGCCCAGATCAGAGAACTGGTTGAACTCCCACTGCGTCACCCTCAACTTTTCAAGTCTATTGGTGTGAAGCCTCCCAAGGGCATACTGCTGTTTGGACCTCCTGGCTCTGGCAAGACTCTTATTGCGAGGGCTGTTGCCAATGAAACAGGCGCATTCTTCTTTCTGATTAATGGCCCAGAAATTATGTCCAAGTTGGCAGGAGAAAGTGAGAGCAACCTCAGAAAGGCATTTGAAGAAGCAGAGAAGAATGCACCATCAATCATCTTCATTGATGAGATTGATTCAATAGCCCCAAAGAGAGAGAAGACCAATGGAGAAGTTGAAAGGCGTATTGTTTCTCAGCTGTTGACTCTTATGGACGGTCTTAAATCCCGTGCACATGTTATTGTTATGGGTGCTACAAACCGCCCAAACAGTATTGATCCTGCTCTCAGAAGATTTGGTAGGTTTGATCGTGAGATTGACATTGGAGTCCCTGATGAAGTTGGGCGCCTTGAAGTTCTCAGGATTCACACCAAAAACATGAAGTTGGCTGAAGAT GTTGAACTGGAACACATTTCACGAGACACCCATGGTTATGTTGGTGCTGATCTTGCTGCTCTTTGTACCGAGGCTGCTCTCCAGTGCATTCGTGAGAAGATGGACATTATAGATCTTGAGGATGAGACCATAGATGCTGAGATACTGAATTCCATGGCTGTTACAAACGACCATTTCAAGACTGCACTAACAACAAGCAACCCATCTGCTCTCCGTGAAACT GTTGTTGAAGTTCCCAATGTCTCTTGGGAAGATATTGGTGGTCTGGAAAATGTCAAACGGGAGCTGCAGGAG ACTGTCCAGTACCCTGTGGAGCATCCAGAGAAATTCGAGAAGTTTGGCATGTCCCCTTCCAAAGGTGTTCTGTTCTATGGCCCTCCTGGATGTGGTAAAACCTTGTTGGCCAAGGCAATTGCAAATGAGTGCCAGGCTAACTTCATCAGTATCAAGGGACCTGAGCTGCTTACCATGTGGTTTGGTGAGAGTGAGGCTAATGTGCGTGAGATCTTTGACAAGGCTAGGGGGTCAGCACCATGTGTCCTCTTCTTTGATGAGCTTGACTCTATTGCTACCCAG AGAGGAAGCAGTGTTGGGGATGCTGGAGGTGCCGCTGATAGAGTGCTGAACCAGCTGCTGACTGAGATGGATGGCATGAACGCCAAGAAGACTGTCTTCATCATTGGTGCTACCAACAGGCCAGACATCATCGACCCTGCCCTTCTTAGGCCAGGGCGTCTTGATCAGCTTATCTACATCCCTCTTCCTGATGTCGACTCGAGGCACCAGATCTTCAAAGCTTGCCTCAGGAAGTCTCCTTTGGCCAAGGATATTGATCTCAGTGCTCTGGCCAAGTACACCCAAGGATTCAGCGGTGCTGATATCACCGAAATTTGCCAGCGTGCTTGCAAGTACGCCATCAGGGAGAACATTGAGAAG GACATCGAGAGGGAGAGGCGGAGGAAGGACAACCCCGAAGCAATGGAGGAGGATGAGGTGGACGAGGTGGCTGAGATCAGAGCTGCCCACTTCGAGGAGTCGATGAAGTATGCCCGCCGGAGTGTGAGCGACGCCGACATCCGCAAGTACCAGGCCTTTGCCCAGACTCTGCAGCAGTCCCGTGGATTCGGCAGCGAGTTCCGGTTCCCTGATCAGCCGGCCGCGGGCACCGCCTCCGCCGCTGCTGCCGATCCTTTTGCATCCGCTGCAGCAGCAGCTGAAGATGACGACTTATATAGCTAA